The Clostridium sp. AWRP genome has a window encoding:
- a CDS encoding MFS transporter: MKNNKNLLFYMLGRFISYIGTGIQQVAIPLYILDITHSGIMMGIFSAVNFIPNVITLPFAGILGDRKNRKNIMVLSDFGRGILVLGLAFLVAEKNLSIYMLFLLQAFISIMDGIFLASSTAILPELVCEDELMKATSLRGGSDAISMIIGPALGGIIYGLAGMKVVFCINGMSFIMSAVCSMIIIYKNVDIQKGKITVKSFFTENGEAIGFIRKSRALMQLTVFFMVANLLVAPFADIVLPFVLKKCIGFGSQQYGYLISFFTLGILLGNIALGTCLNKFSTKTIIKRALVFEAGVFLIFAFSLHPVLVKYFGGHDLKLFVILGIVIFLIGLSNSGINTPMSVNLQKIVPNEMRSRFFAILGIVCQGSIPLGAIIYGFVLDRFPYYYILLTIVLIFSIVTAIFMIKAVPEAYEPETPKNLEKA; the protein is encoded by the coding sequence ATGAAAAATAATAAAAATTTACTATTTTATATGCTGGGAAGGTTTATATCTTATATTGGTACGGGAATACAACAGGTGGCAATACCGCTATATATATTGGACATAACTCATTCTGGAATTATGATGGGTATATTTTCAGCAGTTAATTTTATTCCCAATGTTATAACTTTACCTTTTGCAGGTATCTTAGGAGATAGGAAAAATAGAAAAAATATTATGGTACTATCAGACTTTGGAAGAGGAATTTTAGTATTAGGTTTAGCGTTTTTGGTTGCTGAGAAAAATTTAAGCATTTATATGTTATTTTTACTACAGGCATTTATTTCAATTATGGATGGAATATTTTTGGCTTCATCTACGGCAATTCTTCCAGAACTTGTTTGTGAAGATGAGCTTATGAAAGCAACTTCCTTAAGAGGAGGAAGTGATGCAATTTCTATGATTATAGGACCTGCTCTTGGGGGTATAATATATGGACTTGCTGGTATGAAGGTAGTATTTTGTATAAATGGCATGTCTTTTATAATGTCAGCAGTATGTTCTATGATCATAATTTATAAAAACGTAGATATACAAAAAGGAAAAATAACGGTAAAATCCTTTTTTACAGAAAATGGTGAGGCAATAGGTTTTATAAGAAAAAGTAGGGCTTTAATGCAGTTAACCGTATTTTTTATGGTAGCCAATTTACTTGTAGCTCCTTTTGCAGATATAGTACTTCCCTTTGTATTGAAAAAATGTATTGGGTTTGGTTCACAGCAGTATGGGTATTTAATTTCATTCTTTACTTTAGGTATACTTTTGGGAAATATAGCTCTTGGAACTTGTTTGAATAAGTTTAGTACAAAGACAATTATAAAGAGGGCACTTGTATTTGAAGCAGGTGTATTTCTTATATTTGCATTTTCCTTGCATCCAGTTTTAGTAAAATATTTTGGAGGACACGACTTGAAATTATTTGTAATTTTGGGTATTGTAATATTTTTAATAGGGTTATCCAATTCAGGAATCAATACTCCTATGAGTGTAAATTTACAAAAGATAGTTCCAAATGAGATGCGCTCAAGGTTTTTCGCAATACTAGGTATAGTTTGTCAGGGATCTATTCCTTTAGGGGCAATTATATATGGTTTTGTTCTAGACAGATTTCCTTACTATTATATACTTCTTACTATAGTACTAATATTTTCTATTGTAACTGCAATTTTTATGATAAAGGCAGTTCCGGAAGCTTATGAACCTGAGACACCAAAAAATCTTGAGAAAGCATGA
- a CDS encoding protein kinase → MKKEYSHSKFHDIELKDCKYLGEGHSGRVYLMPNGKVLKIFKSSTSCKAEFDILKSVEGSPHFPKAYELGDHYMIREYVGGMNVYDYIKKYGLSRSFALKVVELVTHMKKLGFTKLEVRFPHLFVQENGTLMLIDPRKSYEEYIPYPKSFFRKLKKMGLLDKFIQILEEERKGLKWVEYIKDK, encoded by the coding sequence TTGAAAAAAGAATATTCTCATTCTAAATTCCATGATATTGAATTAAAAGATTGTAAATATTTAGGAGAAGGCCACAGCGGCAGAGTTTATCTCATGCCAAATGGAAAAGTCCTTAAAATATTTAAAAGCTCAACTAGCTGCAAAGCTGAATTTGATATATTGAAATCTGTAGAAGGAAGTCCCCATTTTCCCAAGGCTTATGAATTGGGAGATCATTATATGATAAGAGAATATGTAGGTGGAATGAATGTGTATGATTATATAAAAAAATATGGATTGAGCAGATCCTTTGCATTAAAAGTAGTAGAGTTAGTTACTCATATGAAAAAATTAGGATTTACGAAATTAGAAGTTAGATTTCCACACCTATTTGTTCAAGAAAATGGTACGCTCATGTTGATAGATCCGAGAAAAAGTTATGAAGAATATATACCTTATCCTAAGTCCTTTTTTAGGAAACTTAAAAAGATGGGACTTCTAGATAAGTTTATACAAATATTGGAAGAGGAAAGAAAAGGTTTGAAATGGGTAGAATATATTAAAGATAAGTAG
- a CDS encoding amino acid permease: MNIFKKKSLEQLKDSVKKTGLKKNLKATDIAALGIGAVVGVGIFVATGEGAHAAGPGIILSFFLCGIVACLCGLCYCELATMFPVAGSTYSYAYIAFGEFVAMVIGWCLTAEYLVAVSAVASGWSGTFRGILQNAGITLPHAISASPAKGGIIDLPAVFIILVLASLLYYGMQESAKVNNIIVAVKLFVILLFIFLGVSHIKLSNYVPFMPFGWKGVFTGASTVFFSYIGFDSISTAAEEARNPKKDVSRGIIMCLIVVSILYISVAVVLTGMVPFKEIVSENAVPAALARVGINWGSALVGVGAILGMISTMIAMLYGQIRIFMVMSRDGLLPKAFSKIHSVHKTPYVSTILTGVIAAIIAGLLPLDIIVEFLSIGTLLSFAVVSIGVIYLRKAMPDIERKFKCPGVPFTPVITVLCCVVLLASMRAITWIGFCVWLSIGIVFYFIYGRTHSVVQNENLDESSHSA; this comes from the coding sequence ATGAACATTTTTAAAAAAAAGTCGCTTGAACAACTTAAAGACAGTGTAAAAAAGACAGGCTTGAAGAAAAACCTTAAAGCAACAGATATAGCGGCTTTGGGAATTGGGGCTGTTGTTGGAGTTGGAATTTTTGTAGCAACTGGTGAAGGAGCTCATGCAGCTGGTCCAGGAATAATACTTTCATTTTTCTTATGTGGAATAGTAGCTTGTCTTTGTGGCTTATGTTATTGTGAGCTTGCTACCATGTTTCCAGTAGCAGGAAGTACATATTCCTATGCTTATATAGCATTTGGAGAATTTGTGGCAATGGTTATTGGATGGTGTTTAACTGCTGAATATTTGGTTGCAGTTAGTGCAGTTGCATCTGGATGGTCTGGAACTTTTAGGGGGATTTTGCAAAATGCAGGGATTACGCTGCCTCATGCAATTAGTGCATCTCCAGCGAAAGGTGGAATAATAGATTTACCAGCTGTTTTTATAATACTAGTATTAGCTTCTCTTTTATACTATGGAATGCAGGAAAGTGCAAAAGTTAATAATATTATTGTTGCTGTGAAATTATTTGTAATACTCTTATTTATTTTTCTTGGAGTATCTCATATAAAGCTATCTAATTACGTACCTTTTATGCCTTTTGGCTGGAAAGGGGTTTTTACGGGGGCAAGTACGGTGTTCTTCTCATATATAGGATTTGATTCTATTTCAACTGCAGCAGAGGAAGCTAGAAACCCTAAAAAAGATGTATCACGTGGAATTATAATGTGTCTTATAGTAGTTAGTATATTGTATATTTCCGTTGCAGTTGTACTTACTGGAATGGTTCCGTTTAAGGAAATAGTTTCAGAAAATGCTGTGCCTGCTGCACTTGCAAGGGTTGGCATTAATTGGGGATCAGCACTTGTAGGTGTTGGAGCTATTCTTGGAATGATTTCTACTATGATAGCTATGCTTTATGGTCAGATTAGAATATTTATGGTTATGTCTAGAGATGGATTACTTCCTAAAGCATTTTCAAAAATTCACAGCGTACATAAAACCCCGTATGTTTCTACTATACTAACAGGTGTTATAGCTGCTATAATAGCTGGGCTCTTACCTCTTGATATTATTGTAGAGTTTTTGAGTATAGGTACATTACTGAGTTTTGCAGTGGTATCTATAGGTGTTATTTATTTGAGAAAGGCAATGCCTGATATAGAAAGAAAGTTTAAATGTCCGGGAGTGCCTTTTACACCAGTAATAACTGTATTGTGCTGTGTTGTACTTTTGGCATCAATGCGTGCAATAACCTGGATAGGATTTTGTGTATGGCTTTCTATAGGTATAGTATTTTACTTTATTTATGGAAGAACCCATAGTGTTGTTCAGAACGAAAATTTGGACGAGAGTTCTCACAGCGCATAA
- a CDS encoding amino acid permease — translation MNIFKKKPIDQLMDSVKKTDLKRNLKARDIAALGIGAVVGVGIFVATGEGAHAAGPAIILSFILAGIVACLCGLCYCELVTMFPVAGSTYSYAYIAFGEFVAMIIGWCLTAEYSVAASAVASGWSGTFRGILQSVGITLPQAISASPSKGGIIDLPAVLIILILTGLLCYGMSESAKVNDIIVGVKIFIILLFIVLGLSHIHIANYKPFMPYSWKGVFTGASTVFFSFLGFDAIATSAEEAEDPKKGVSRGIILCLMVVCFLYVSVAAVLTGIVPYKEIISENALPAALQRIGINWGSALVGVGAILGMISTMIAVLYGQVRVFMAMSRDGLIPENFCKIHKTHKTPYIATIIAGSIAAAIAGFLPLDIIMEFVSIGTLLSFMVVSAGVIYLRKAMPEIERRFKCPGVPFTPIVTILCCLVLLVSMRAITWIGFCVWLVIGIVVYFTYGRFHSVVQKEKP, via the coding sequence ATGAATATTTTCAAAAAGAAACCTATTGATCAATTGATGGATAGTGTAAAAAAAACAGATTTAAAGAGAAATCTTAAAGCAAGAGATATAGCAGCACTCGGAATTGGAGCTGTTGTTGGAGTTGGAATTTTTGTAGCAACTGGAGAAGGAGCCCATGCAGCTGGCCCTGCAATTATACTTTCATTTATTTTAGCTGGTATAGTGGCTTGCCTATGCGGCCTGTGTTACTGTGAACTTGTAACTATGTTTCCGGTAGCAGGAAGTACATATTCCTATGCTTATATAGCATTTGGAGAATTTGTGGCAATGATTATTGGATGGTGCTTGACTGCTGAATATTCAGTTGCAGCTAGTGCAGTTGCATCTGGATGGTCTGGAACCTTTAGAGGCATTTTGCAATCTGTGGGAATTACACTTCCCCAGGCAATTAGTGCATCTCCATCTAAAGGTGGGATAATAGATCTGCCGGCTGTTCTTATAATATTAATTTTAACAGGGCTTCTATGTTATGGAATGAGTGAAAGTGCAAAAGTAAATGATATTATTGTTGGTGTGAAAATATTTATAATACTTCTTTTTATAGTTTTAGGATTATCACACATACATATAGCTAATTATAAACCTTTCATGCCTTATAGCTGGAAGGGTGTTTTTACAGGAGCAAGTACAGTATTTTTCTCTTTTTTAGGATTTGATGCAATTGCTACATCTGCAGAAGAAGCAGAAGATCCTAAAAAAGGTGTATCAAGGGGAATTATACTATGTCTTATGGTTGTTTGTTTCCTTTATGTTTCAGTAGCAGCAGTGCTTACGGGAATTGTACCTTATAAAGAGATAATTTCAGAAAATGCTCTGCCTGCTGCACTCCAAAGAATCGGAATAAACTGGGGCTCGGCTCTTGTAGGAGTTGGAGCTATCCTTGGAATGATCTCCACCATGATTGCTGTTTTATATGGACAAGTTAGGGTGTTTATGGCTATGTCTAGAGATGGATTAATTCCTGAGAATTTTTGCAAGATACACAAAACCCATAAAACTCCATACATTGCTACAATAATAGCAGGTAGTATAGCTGCTGCTATAGCAGGATTCTTACCTCTTGATATTATTATGGAATTTGTAAGTATAGGTACATTATTGAGCTTTATGGTTGTGTCTGCTGGAGTTATATATCTTAGAAAAGCTATGCCAGAAATTGAAAGAAGATTTAAATGTCCGGGAGTACCCTTTACACCTATAGTCACTATATTGTGTTGTCTGGTCCTTTTGGTATCTATGCGTGCAATAACCTGGATAGGATTTTGCGTATGGCTTGTTATAGGTATAGTGGTGTACTTTACTTATGGAAGATTTCACAGCGTTGTTCAAAAAGAGAAACCATAA
- a CDS encoding methyl-accepting chemotaxis protein codes for MKWFSNIRILRKLLTSFIIVSVFTGIVGMISISKMGKINQNLNNIYNVDLKGTNILQELKANLMAVRGDMLIVIDPASRDNLKNVISEINNITNQDAKLQSDYKSTIVTAEDKQLFGEFEQYLVDWRTSRKNAISLAQQGNYEAAKVQFLKSEGYRVKMFTVLDKDINLNMGLAQADYKDSISQYKSSFIMVVIGMIISIVCSVLLGFIVARDINGPILKIRKFANEFAEFDFSSPIEMGRKDELGEVALELNKGQKNVTDLIRTIMASSDEMSSSSEELSATAEELSAKSEDMDNSVKVVVGNIQETSAAFEEITASVEEVDSSVNELSAKAVDGNSKANESKKNAVAVQSKGKTAIEKTQELYEQKRENMVKAIEDGKVVEEIREMAETIAGIADQTNLLALNAAIEAASAGEHGKGFAVVAEEVRELAEQSAESVAGIQETIVKVQDAFKNLSASGQHVLTFINEKVNPEFKAFGDMGKQYYDDSEFVSKMSEEIAAMSEQLTAIIGQVNETTQSVASSAQKSSESSNSIQQSIEENVKAVNQIAITAQNQAEIAQNLNELVQKFKI; via the coding sequence ATGAAATGGTTTTCAAACATAAGAATTTTGAGAAAATTGCTGACATCATTTATTATCGTATCAGTATTTACAGGAATAGTTGGAATGATCTCTATTTCAAAAATGGGAAAGATAAACCAAAATTTGAACAATATATATAATGTAGATTTAAAGGGGACAAACATTCTTCAGGAATTAAAGGCAAATTTAATGGCAGTTAGAGGAGATATGCTTATTGTTATTGATCCTGCAAGTAGGGATAATTTAAAAAATGTAATAAGCGAAATTAATAATATTACAAACCAAGATGCTAAACTTCAATCGGATTATAAATCTACAATTGTAACTGCAGAAGATAAGCAGCTGTTTGGTGAATTTGAGCAATACTTAGTGGATTGGAGAACTTCTCGTAAAAATGCTATTAGTTTGGCTCAGCAGGGAAATTATGAAGCTGCAAAGGTACAATTTCTTAAGTCGGAAGGCTATAGAGTAAAAATGTTTACAGTGCTTGATAAGGATATAAATTTAAATATGGGATTGGCCCAAGCTGATTATAAAGACAGCATAAGTCAGTATAAGTCTTCCTTTATTATGGTAGTTATTGGAATGATTATAAGTATAGTTTGTTCTGTTTTACTTGGATTTATTGTTGCAAGAGATATTAACGGTCCAATTTTAAAAATTAGAAAATTTGCAAATGAATTTGCTGAATTTGATTTTTCTTCACCTATAGAAATGGGCAGAAAAGATGAATTGGGAGAAGTTGCTTTAGAACTTAACAAAGGACAAAAGAATGTAACTGACTTAATTAGAACGATTATGGCAAGCTCTGACGAAATGAGCAGTTCTAGTGAAGAATTATCTGCAACGGCAGAAGAACTTTCAGCAAAGTCTGAAGATATGGATAATTCAGTAAAAGTTGTGGTGGGTAATATACAGGAAACAAGTGCAGCATTTGAAGAAATAACTGCATCTGTAGAAGAAGTGGATTCCAGTGTAAATGAATTGTCTGCAAAAGCTGTAGATGGAAATAGTAAAGCCAATGAATCCAAAAAAAATGCTGTTGCTGTACAAAGTAAAGGAAAAACAGCTATAGAAAAAACACAGGAATTATATGAGCAAAAAAGAGAGAACATGGTAAAAGCTATTGAGGACGGAAAAGTAGTAGAAGAAATAAGAGAAATGGCAGAAACTATTGCAGGAATAGCAGATCAAACCAATTTACTTGCACTTAATGCAGCTATAGAGGCAGCCAGCGCAGGTGAGCATGGTAAAGGTTTTGCAGTAGTGGCAGAAGAAGTAAGAGAACTTGCAGAACAATCTGCGGAATCAGTTGCAGGAATTCAAGAGACTATTGTAAAAGTACAGGATGCATTTAAAAATCTTTCTGCAAGTGGCCAGCATGTATTGACATTTATCAATGAAAAAGTGAATCCAGAATTTAAAGCATTTGGTGACATGGGAAAGCAATATTATGATGATTCAGAATTTGTAAGTAAAATGTCGGAAGAAATAGCTGCTATGTCAGAGCAACTTACTGCTATTATAGGGCAGGTAAATGAAACAACCCAAAGTGTAGCATCTAGTGCACAAAAATCTTCAGAAAGTTCAAATTCAATACAGCAGAGTATTGAGGAAAATGTAAAAGCTGTAAATCAGATAGCTATTACAGCACAAAATCAAGCAGAGATAGCTCAGAACTTAAACGAATTAGTTCAGAAATTTAAAATTTAA